DNA from Salinispora arenicola:
GTCCTTCCCCCATGAACGGCAAGGAACAACCACCCAGGACAGCGAGGGGCGGCCACTCCTCGGCTACCAAACGGCGGTAGCAGCCAACCGCACGCTAAACCGACACCAACCCCACCCAAACACAAACACGAAAAAAAATGTCTGAATTAGACATGCCTGCGTCGGTAGTCCACGTGGTGGCCCCTGGCGCCCACGACGCCAGTGCCATCCCGCCTACTCCAGGCCGTGCAGGGGTTCGGGGCCGCCGACCCGTGCAGGGGTGTGGCTCTCCCGGGCGTAACGGGGGTGCGCCCTCCCGGCCAAGCCCCGTCGTGTCCTGGTGCGGGCCGACGGGGCTGGGTCGGGGTGACGGGACGGGGTCGCCGGCCCGTTGTTCTCCCGCCTTGCGCATTTTAATGCTTGCCAGAACATCGGCAACTGTGGACGACTAGACGGTAGCCGGTGATTCGGGAATACTGCGGAGACAGGATGGTAAAAATGGTACGGGTGCCCCGAGTTCTCTTGGTAAACGCCGTCCTCGCGGCGATAGTGTGGCTGGTCTGGGCAAAAGTATGGGGCTGGGGCTACTTCACTCGCCTCGAAGAGAACTGGCCGGTGGCGCTAACCATGGTGTTCGGATCACTGGTCGGCGGTGGGACCAGCGAGGGTGGCGGTGCGATCGCGTTCCCGGTGATGACGAAGGTATTGACGGTTCCGCCGGACCAGGCGCGGATTTTCACCTTCGCCATCCAGTCGATCGGCATGACTGCGGCCTCGTTGTCGATCCTGCTGTGCCGGGTGCCGATAGAACGGCGGGTGGTGCTGTACGGCTCCATGGCAGGAATGCTCGGTGTGGTGCTCAGTGTGACGATGGTCGCGCCGCATGTGCCGCTGAAACTGGTGCGGGTGTTGTTTACGATGCTGCTCGTCGCACTCGCGATCGCATTGCTTGTGCAACTGCGACAGCGTGGGTATCGGCGGAACTTCTCGGTTCCGGTGTGGACGGGCCGTGAGCGCAATCTGGTCATGGCCACTGGATTTGCCGGCGGGGTGCTCAGCGGTGTGGCAGGGGTCGGTGAGAACTGTGTCATGTTCTTGCTGCTCGTGTTGCTGTTTCGGGTGTCGGAGAAGGTGGCTACCCCGACCACGGTGGTGATGATGACGCTGGTGTCCATCGCTGCATTTCTGACCCATGTCTTCGTCGTCCGCGATTTCAGCGGATTTGTCGTTGACTATTGGATAACCGCTGCCCCGGTGGTGGCCGTGGGGGCGCCGCTGGGGGCCTGGATCTGTACCCGGTTGACGCCGTTGACGATCCGTGGGGTGCTGTTCGTGTTGATCTTCGCCGAGTTGGTCAGCACCCTCCTGCTGGTGCCGTTCACTCCGGCGATAGCGGTGGGCAGCGTCGTCACGCTCACCCTGTTCACGATCGTCTGCCTGGTCCTGATCCGTCAGGAGACGTACGCCCAGCCAGTGCCGGCCCACACCGACGGGGCCGACCGGACGGGCGCGGGCTCCGGAGATCCGGTGGATGTGCGGTCGGCTCGGGCCGGCGCGGAGTCCGGCACCAAGGAGGACCTGCAGGATGTCACGTAGGTCCTGGGCCGGTGCTGCCGTGCCTCGCCGCGGGGAGCGAGGCACGGCAGCTTTGGTGGGGACTATTCGCAGAGAGCCGCGCTGACGGCTGCATCCACCTGGTTGGCGCTGGTCTCGGTTGTCGGCGTCGAGGTGACGGCGAGGGTGACGGCGCGGCCGTCCTCGGTGACGCCGCCGCGGGTCGTGAAGCCGGGGATGTCCCCGCCGTGGCCCCAGGCGCGGTCGCCGCAGGGCAGGTCCCAGCTCATCAGGCCGAGGCCGTAAGCGAGGATGGGGGAGGCGGGGACGGTGGTGCGCATCTGGTCGAGTTCGGCGGGCCGGAGCAGGTCACCGGCGAGCAGGGCGGTGAAGAAGCGGTTGGTGTCGCTGGGGCTGGAGATCATCGCGCCGGCGGCCCAGGCCCAGGACGGGTCCATCCTCGTGACGTCCTGCAGCGGCTTGTCCGGGTCGTCGGTGTAGTAGCCGTGCGGGTGCCGGCCACGGATGCCCTGTTCGCCGACGCGGGGGAAGTACGTGTCGCGCAACTGGAGGGGGACGATGATCCGGTTGGTGATCTCCTCGGCCACCGGACGGCCGGTAACCTTCTGGATGAGCAGACCGGCGACGATGTAGTTGGTGTTGCTGTACTCCCACGTCGTGCCGGGTTCGAAGCTCGCCTTGTCAGCGAGGGCCAGGTCGAGCAGGTCGCGCGGTTCGAAATACGTGTGCTGGAGAAGGAAGAAGTCCGGGGCGATGTCGTCCACGTAGCCGGGCAGGCCGCTGGTGTGCTGCAGTACCTGTCGTACGGTGATCTGCCGCCCGTCGATGCCGTCGCCGCGGATCAGGTTGGGCAGGTAGGTCTCGATCGGCTCGTCGAGGTCGACTTTGTCCTCGCCGACGAGTTGCAGGACCACGGTGGCGACGAAGGTCTTGGTGTTGCTGCCGATGCGCACCCGCCCGTCAACCGGTGGTGTGCGCTTCGTGCCGAGTGCGGCCACACCGGCGGTGTAGTTACGGGTACGGCCGTCGGAGGTGCGCACGGCGGCGAGGGCGGCCGGGAACGTGTCCTCGCTCACGAGGCGGTCGAGGTCGGCCTGCACGCCGTCGCGGGGGCGCACGGTTTCGGCGCTCGCCGCGGGTGTGGCCGCGCTCAGGGCAAGACCGCCCACGATCGCGAACGATGTCACGGCGGCCACCGCGCGCCGCCGGGTGGCGAACGATGTTATGGCAGTCATCGCGCGTCGCCGGGCGGCGAACGATGTCACGGCGGCCATCGCGCGTCGCCGGGTGGTCCATGACGTCGGGCGGCGGTGTCGGCGATTCCGGTCGGACATGAACGTCTCCTCGTTGCCCTCGTGGCGAGGGCTGAACTCGTTGGGAGATCTCAGTCTCGACGGGAAACACATCAAGATCGATCCGGCCAGCCCGCCTTTCCGGGGTGGGGGCAGCCACACCACCGCGCGCACCGCCACCTCCGTCGGATGTCGCGGGCACGGGCCACTTCCGTCGGTGGCGTGAGGGCGGTCACCGGACGACCGTGCGCGCCTCGTGCCGTACCGGGAACGACACCGAGGCGGCGATGAAGCACCGGGCGTTCGCCTCGACGTGCAGCGCCGTCGCCCGCTCGACCATGCCGACCTCGGTGACCGTCACCACCGGGCGGAGCAGGACGTCGGTGAAGCGGGCGGCACCGGTGTCGTCCTCGCGCATGGTGCCGTGTGCGGCGTCGCGGTAGTCGACGACCACGACGTCGTTGACCGCGCACAGGTGCAGGTACCACAGCAGATGACATTGGCTCAGCGATGCGACGAGAAGCAGCTCCGGGTTCCACTGTCGCGGGTCGCCGCGGAACGCCGGGTCGGCGGATCCGGTGAGGAGCGGACGGCCGGGGCTGACCGTGTCGTACGACCTGTCGTACGCACGGTAGTCCGTCGTACCGTGCCCGCGGTCACCGGTCCAGGTGGTCGCGATCTCGTAGGTGTGGGTCCGGTTCATGCACGGATTCTGGCAGGCCTGGGCCCCTCCGGCCGTCCCGCTGCCCTTGCCAGTGAAAAGTGAATGCTGGTGCAATCCTTACCAGGCGTACCGAGTGGACTGCGCGTGGGAGGGTCATCGTGCCGACGCACGAGGTGTTCAACCAGGTGCCACCCCTGGTCGACTACGACATGGCAGACGATCCGGCGCTGCTGTCCGGGCTGGCGCGGGAGGGCGCCGGCTGGGCCACCGCCGAGCTGCACGACCTCGGCCGGCTCGGCGGCGCCACGGCGGCGATCGAGCACGGCCGGTTGGCCAACGAGCATCCACCCGTGTTACGCAGCCACGACCGTTACGGCCATCGGGTCGACGAGGTGGAGTTCCACCCGTCGTGGCACGAGCTGATGCGGACCGCGGTGACCTACGGCCTGCACGCCGCGCCGTGGTCCGACGACCGGCCGGGCGCGCACGTCGCCCGGGCCGCGAAGTTCTACACCTGGCGGCCGGACGCCGGGCACGGCTGCCCGATCTCGATGACGTACGCGGCCGTACCGGCACTGCGGCACGCCCCGGAGCTGGCGGGACGGTACGAGCCGCTGCTGACCGCCACGACGTACGACCCCGGGTTGCGTCCGGCGCTCGGCAAGCAGGGGCTGCTGGCGGGGATGTCCATGACCGAGAAGCAGGGCGGTTCGGACGTGCGCGCCAACACCACCACCGCCCGGCCCGAGGCGGACGGCAGCTACCGGCTCGTCGGGCACAAGTGGTTCACCTCCGCACCGATGTGCGATGTCTTCCTGACCCTCGGTCAGGCCCCGGGCGGGCTGACCTGTTTCCTGGTGCCCCGGGTGCTGCCCGACGGCACGCGCAACCCGGTGCGGTTGATGCGGCTCAAGGACAAGCTGGGCAACCGGTCGAACGCCTCGGCGGAGGTCGAGTACGAGCACGCGGTGGCCTGGCGGGTCGGCGACGAGGGGCGCGGCGTCCGCACCATCATCGACATGGTCAATCTCACCCGGCTCGACTGTCTGATCGGTGCCGCCGCCGGGATGCGCCAGGGGGTTGTCACCGCGGTGCACCACGCCGTGCACCGGCGGGCGTTCGGGCGTCAGCTGGTCGACCAGCCGTTGATGCGTAACGTGCTCGCCGACCTGGCGGTGGAGTCGGAGGCCGCCACCGTCCTCATGCTGCGGCTCGCCGGTGCGACGGACCGTTCCGCACGGGGTGACACCGGGGAGGCCGCGTTCAGACGGCTCGGCGTCGCGATCGGCAAGTACTGGGTCTGCAAGCGGTGGCCGGGCCACGCGGCCGAGGCCCTGGAGTGCCTGGGCGGCAACGGGTACGTGGAGGAGTCCGGCATGCCCCGGCTGTTCCGTGAGTCACCGCTGAACTCGATCTGGGAGGGCTCCGGCAACGTGGCCGCCCTGGACGTGCTGCGCGCCCTGACCCGGGATTCGCAGGTGCTGGCCGCGTTCGAGGCGGAGGTGGACGCCGCCGCCGGTGCGGATCCCCGGCTGGACGCCGCGGTCCGGCGGCTGCGGGCGAGCCTGGCCGACCCGGCCGACGCCCAACTGCGGGCGCGGCGCCTGGTGGAGCAGCTTGCCCTCGTCCTGCAGGGGGTGCTGTTGGTGCGAGGGGGCCACCCGTCCGTCGCCGAGGCGTTCTGCGCGTCCCGGCTGGGCGGTGCGCACGGCTACGCGTACGGCACGCTGCCCGCCGGTGTCGACCTCACGACGATCATCGACCGGGCCACACCGAAGGTGGGCTGACCGGGCGGGTGTGGACGCGGGTCAGGTGTAGATGCGGCGAGCGTACTCCGGGCCGTAGTACCGCTCCAGGTCGGGCAGGCTCTCGGTGGGCGCCTCAACCTCCTTGACCAGGCGGGCCCGGGACGGCAGCGCCTCGGGCGTCCAGGTCTGCGGGCTCCAGAGCTGCGATCGGAGGAACGCCTTCGCACAGTGGTAGAAGATCTGCTCGATCGCCACCAGGACCGCGAGGGACGGCCGATGGCCCTGCACCGTCATCGAGTCGAGGAGCGGCGCGTCGCGGACCAGCCGGGCACGGCCGTTGATCCGTAACGTGTCGGTGCGCCCGGGAACCAGGAAGATCAGCCCGACGTGTGGATTGTCCAGAATGTTGTGGAAGCCGTCGGCCCGCCTGTTGCCGGGCCGCTCCGGGATGGCGATGGTGGTGTCGTCGATCGGCCGAGCGAAGCCGGGCGGGTCACCCTTCGGTGAGACGTCGCAGGTGCCGTCCGCGCCGGCCGTGGCCAGCAGGCAGAACGGGGAGGCGGCCAGCCACTGCCGGTCCCGCTCGTGCAGGCGTGTCCGCTCCTTCGCGCTGGCGCGGGCCGTGGGTACGCCCAGTAACTCCCGCAGTTCCTCGTGAGTGGTGATGTCCACCGTCACGTGCCCCTCCCTCGTCCGTTGACCATGGCGGCGGTGCGTCAGGTCAAGCCTATGCGGCTTCGACCGGGCGAGGTTTGCCCGAGGCAGCGGTGGGTACCGCAGCCCATCCGCCGGCAGGGACCGACCGGCAGGACCGAACAGTGGAGGCCCGGTATGGAGAGCCGACTCAAGGTGCTGGGTCACCCCGTCCACCCGATGCTGGTGATGTTTCCGGTCGCCCTGCTCGTGACCGCGGTGCTCTTCGACGTGGTGGCCACCCTGGGCGGGCCCGACTTCCTCGGTGAGGTCGCCTACTGGAACATCACCGTCGGCCTGGCCGTTGGCCTGTTGGCCGCGGCGGCCGGGACGTTCGACCTGCTCGCCATCCCCACCGGCACCCGCGCGAAGCGGGTGGCGCTCACCCACGCCGCCGCGAACGTGGCGATGATCCTGCTGTTCGCCGCGGTCTGGGCGGTCCGGCTCAACGCCGACTCCCGGGCCGCCGGTGGCGCGCTCATCGCGATCGAGATCGTCGCCCTGGCCATTCTCGGGGTCAGCGCGTGGCTCGGCGGAGAACTGGTCGACCGGCTCGGCGTCGGGGTCGACCGGGACGCCGACCTGGACGCGCCCAGCTCCCTGCGGCCCGCGACGAGCGCCCAGCGGATAGGAGACGTGCGATGAGAGAACCCGGCGGCGGGATCAGCCAGGGCTGGCGTGGCCAAGGGTGGGATCCGATGGGCGAGTTGCAGATGCTGCGGGCCGAACTGGGCCGGCTGGTCGGTGGCCGGTCCGACTCCAGGGATCTGCGGCTGGACGAGACCGCGGACGGCTGGGAGGTGGTCGTCCGGCTCCCCGGGGTGGCCCCCGAGGAGGTGGCGGTCGAGTTGGACGACCGTGAGCTGTGCGTACGGGCACGGTCGGAGGCCGAGGTCAACGCCGACTACGGGATCCCCGGTGGCTCCGAGAACCGCGGTTTCGTGTACCGGGTGGACCTGCCGTCCCGGGTGGACCCGGACGCCATCGACGCGGTGATGAACCACGGTCTGCTCCGGGTCCGGTTGCCGCGGGCCACCCGACCCGCGCCCCGCACCATCACCGTCGGGCGTACCGGTGCCCGCGGCCCCGGGAGCAACGCCCCGCTGCCGGTCGACCCCGCCGTCGACCGGGAGGTGCATCACCCGAACGCCGCGCCCCACCGGCCGTAGCGCGTCGATGGTCGCCCCGCACCTGCTCGGCCCGGTCGCCGAGCGCGTATCCGCGGTCGAACGGATCGCCGTGCTGCGGGCCAACGC
Protein-coding regions in this window:
- a CDS encoding sulfite exporter TauE/SafE family protein; protein product: MVRVPRVLLVNAVLAAIVWLVWAKVWGWGYFTRLEENWPVALTMVFGSLVGGGTSEGGGAIAFPVMTKVLTVPPDQARIFTFAIQSIGMTAASLSILLCRVPIERRVVLYGSMAGMLGVVLSVTMVAPHVPLKLVRVLFTMLLVALAIALLVQLRQRGYRRNFSVPVWTGRERNLVMATGFAGGVLSGVAGVGENCVMFLLLVLLFRVSEKVATPTTVVMMTLVSIAAFLTHVFVVRDFSGFVVDYWITAAPVVAVGAPLGAWICTRLTPLTIRGVLFVLIFAELVSTLLLVPFTPAIAVGSVVTLTLFTIVCLVLIRQETYAQPVPAHTDGADRTGAGSGDPVDVRSARAGAESGTKEDLQDVT
- a CDS encoding serine hydrolase domain-containing protein produces the protein MSDRNRRHRRPTSWTTRRRAMAAVTSFAARRRAMTAITSFATRRRAVAAVTSFAIVGGLALSAATPAASAETVRPRDGVQADLDRLVSEDTFPAALAAVRTSDGRTRNYTAGVAALGTKRTPPVDGRVRIGSNTKTFVATVVLQLVGEDKVDLDEPIETYLPNLIRGDGIDGRQITVRQVLQHTSGLPGYVDDIAPDFFLLQHTYFEPRDLLDLALADKASFEPGTTWEYSNTNYIVAGLLIQKVTGRPVAEEITNRIIVPLQLRDTYFPRVGEQGIRGRHPHGYYTDDPDKPLQDVTRMDPSWAWAAGAMISSPSDTNRFFTALLAGDLLRPAELDQMRTTVPASPILAYGLGLMSWDLPCGDRAWGHGGDIPGFTTRGGVTEDGRAVTLAVTSTPTTETSANQVDAAVSAALCE
- a CDS encoding OsmC family protein gives rise to the protein MNRTHTYEIATTWTGDRGHGTTDYRAYDRSYDTVSPGRPLLTGSADPAFRGDPRQWNPELLLVASLSQCHLLWYLHLCAVNDVVVVDYRDAAHGTMREDDTGAARFTDVLLRPVVTVTEVGMVERATALHVEANARCFIAASVSFPVRHEARTVVR
- a CDS encoding isovaleryl-CoA dehydrogenase, whose amino-acid sequence is MPTHEVFNQVPPLVDYDMADDPALLSGLAREGAGWATAELHDLGRLGGATAAIEHGRLANEHPPVLRSHDRYGHRVDEVEFHPSWHELMRTAVTYGLHAAPWSDDRPGAHVARAAKFYTWRPDAGHGCPISMTYAAVPALRHAPELAGRYEPLLTATTYDPGLRPALGKQGLLAGMSMTEKQGGSDVRANTTTARPEADGSYRLVGHKWFTSAPMCDVFLTLGQAPGGLTCFLVPRVLPDGTRNPVRLMRLKDKLGNRSNASAEVEYEHAVAWRVGDEGRGVRTIIDMVNLTRLDCLIGAAAGMRQGVVTAVHHAVHRRAFGRQLVDQPLMRNVLADLAVESEAATVLMLRLAGATDRSARGDTGEAAFRRLGVAIGKYWVCKRWPGHAAEALECLGGNGYVEESGMPRLFRESPLNSIWEGSGNVAALDVLRALTRDSQVLAAFEAEVDAAAGADPRLDAAVRRLRASLADPADAQLRARRLVEQLALVLQGVLLVRGGHPSVAEAFCASRLGGAHGYAYGTLPAGVDLTTIIDRATPKVG
- a CDS encoding pyridoxamine 5'-phosphate oxidase family protein, giving the protein MTVDITTHEELRELLGVPTARASAKERTRLHERDRQWLAASPFCLLATAGADGTCDVSPKGDPPGFARPIDDTTIAIPERPGNRRADGFHNILDNPHVGLIFLVPGRTDTLRINGRARLVRDAPLLDSMTVQGHRPSLAVLVAIEQIFYHCAKAFLRSQLWSPQTWTPEALPSRARLVKEVEAPTESLPDLERYYGPEYARRIYT
- a CDS encoding DUF2231 domain-containing protein, which encodes MESRLKVLGHPVHPMLVMFPVALLVTAVLFDVVATLGGPDFLGEVAYWNITVGLAVGLLAAAAGTFDLLAIPTGTRAKRVALTHAAANVAMILLFAAVWAVRLNADSRAAGGALIAIEIVALAILGVSAWLGGELVDRLGVGVDRDADLDAPSSLRPATSAQRIGDVR
- a CDS encoding Hsp20/alpha crystallin family protein, with amino-acid sequence MREPGGGISQGWRGQGWDPMGELQMLRAELGRLVGGRSDSRDLRLDETADGWEVVVRLPGVAPEEVAVELDDRELCVRARSEAEVNADYGIPGGSENRGFVYRVDLPSRVDPDAIDAVMNHGLLRVRLPRATRPAPRTITVGRTGARGPGSNAPLPVDPAVDREVHHPNAAPHRP